The genomic stretch TGTTTAAGTTTGTAATTACATCATTTTTTTGGAAACCACTTGAGGTAGATTAATGGTAATTGGTATGatgttgtattagcattggctgTTACCTCTCAGTAATGGTCGATTGACTCTGAAGCTTTTGCATAGTTCACAAGTTTGTTATGATGTCAGTTTTAGTTGAACCAAATTAGCTTTTGTAAGCTGTTGTATTAACATTGGCATTTCTGTTTTCAAGAAAGGTTATTTAGCCCTGCAACTTCAGTCAtgcttcattgactttgaatgttttgcttagtttacatgccAGAGTATTatcattttaatttcaacattagCTTTATACTATTAGAAATACATTAGaagatgtttcaacagtttataaCGTTTGCTGTTATGAAGTTGTGGTCCTTCATGGAATGAAAAatcatgtttttgtattttccatTTATGTTGTTTCTAATGACAAAGTGGAAGtcaagtttgattttgacaagtatcaaattaaattttacttttaaattatagtacactaacctatagttgttcatcTCTGTACTATGGTccctggtagatagttgtctcattggcaatcataccacatctcattttatatagaaatttaatTTATTAGCTAAATTACCAGAGTTGTCaattaaatcaaacaaattatATGATTTAATGAGAGATAATTTTCCTATACAAAATTGAGAGAAAGCATTGAAAATGTATCTTTGTCTGGTTTGTTTCTGTTTGGTAGAATTTTACGAGGGGCCAATACAATGATTAATAGCTTCTATGTCAAAAATGATCCTTTTTCAAATTaccatttttattgaattttagaaatattaGCAAAGGGAAATAATTCTCATTTAGGAAAACTGTTGTGCCTGACTATAGGAAGCAAATGACATGTGCTTGGTGTATTTTGTTGGATATGATAGTTCTTGAAATTTGAAGTGCAGTGTCAATACCTACAGCCTGTTCTACTTATAAATTGTCTTCTTTGTCCAAGAGTTATAATAGGaaacaaagtatatatatatgatctgGTTACATTGATTTACTTTTCTTGATAACAGAGTTATAGAAGAAAAGATATTCATTTTATCTATAGTACAACTCGGATTGCATGTCTCATTCAATGTGCCGGTGTTGAAATATACAAGAGAAGTTGTATTAAAActtttatcttttattcattCAGCATGAAATTCAATAATGATTCATAAAGGATGCAAGATGTTCGTGGTGtacatttttgtgttttcattATCCCAAGCTTTTTTAGTTCTTTGCCCATaccccctacccccccccccccccccttgaaatcaaatTGTGACTTAAcaagtcaacgttttgttcaaattgtgactgttaaagtcgagttcatgagttcaacgaaccccccccccccccccccccttttggaaattcctggctacgggcctgtttGCCTATTTATGTTTATCCTTAGCTGTTGTTTATCCATTTGTTGATTTTTTAGATATCAGTTTCCTTGTTCATTTGATGTATAATTTGTTATAATGGTGACATGAAGAAATCGGATTATCTAACATATAGATTTACTGCTTATAAAAAATGGACAAGAAGTTTTAAATGCCTCATTAGATTTAAGAAAGAAATGATAAGTgtgttttgcttttttgtttttttctatgaaaatgagaagatgtggtagtATTTCAATTGAAACAGCCTCCACCTAATGAAGTAGAAGTTAAACAACTGTTCACTGTATctacttcaacaatgagaaaaacccattcAGCATAGCAAGCTATGGAAGGGCCCCTAaaggacaatttaaaaaaaatcaattgagaaaacagTCTGATTTagatacaaaacaataaacaaaaactaatatgatatgcatcaacaaatgacaaccaccgAATAGCAGGCTCCTTACTAGGGACAGGAACATACAAAAAGCCAGGGTTTAACATATTTGTGGGAATGCCAACTTTCCCCCTTTTTCTGGGACAGTTGAGTTACATCACAAGAtatgaaaaaaactataaaaatcagttgaaaagataAATACAAAGCAACTAATATGAAAATCACTTATCTaagacttaaatatcaatcagtgCTCATAGAACTtctaatggatttagtgtaaagacattaTTAACAATCAACgaaaaatataaacttgtgcaatatcaaaatatatgtacatgtatcaacagTTTGTATGATCTGGATGTACATATATGTAAAGCTATTATATTTAATTTGGTTTTAATTAATGGatagcaaaatcaaatatttatataaaaaaaaacaataatcaaaGATAAAAATATTGAACTGGTAACCTTTATAAGTTTATATAAGGGATCAATAGTTTTCATAAATCGTGTCTATATTTATCAGCTTTGTGAACAACATCCCTGTACAAATTAGGATGTGCTTTCCAGTTTGTAATAGTTTTCTACAGCAACAGCCATGATTTCCAAGTTAAATCTTTAACCAATTTGTATATAGCTAAATAATCCACTTTTGGTCCATAATACTAGTTAATGTTTCTTCATAAATAAGTTCAGCTTCTTTTGATATTGATTCAGGTATTAGATGGAaagatgttttatatttatagatacaagttgaaattatctttttataaaaccgcaaaaattgaaaaatttttggtcgtatattggtatcacgttggcgtcgtcgtctgcgtcgtcgtcgtcgtcgtcgtctgcgtcgtcgtcgtcgtcgtcgtccgaatacttttagttttcgcactctaactttagtaaaagtgaatagaaatctatgaaattttaacacaaggtttatgaccataaaaggaaggttgggattgactttgggagttttggtcccaatgttttaggaattaggggccaaaaagggcccaaataagcattttcttgggtttcgcactataactttagtttaagtaaataaaaacctatgaaattttgacacaagtttatgaccacaaaaggaaggttaggattgattttaggagttttagttcaaacagtttagaaAGTAGGgtccaaaaaagggcccaaataagcattattcttggttttcgcacaataactttagtataagttaatagaaatcaatgaaattttgacacaaggtgtatgaccacaaaaggaaggttgggattgattttgagaggtgaggtctgaacagtttaggaataaggggccaaaaaggggcacaagtaagcattattcttggttttcgcaccataactttagtataagtaaatagaaatctataaaatttaaacacaaggttcatgaccacaaaaggaaggttggttgtgattttgggagttttggtcctaacagtttaggaataaggggcccaaagagtccaaaattaaactttgtttgatttcatcaaaaattgaataattggggttctttgatatgccgaatctaactgtgttcttaatttttggtctcgttttcaaattggtctacattaaggtccaaaaggtccaaaattaaacttagtttgattttaacaaaaattaaatccttggggttctttgatatgctaaatctgaaaatgtatttagatttttgattattggcccagttttcaagttggtccaaatcggggtcaaaaattaaactttgtttgatttcatcaaaaattgaataattggggttctttgatatgccaaatctaactgtatgtagattcttaatttttagtcccgttttcaaataggtctacattaaagtccaaagggtccaaaattaaactaagtttgattttaacaaaaattgaaatcttgggcttttttgatatgctgaatctaaacatgtacttagatttttgattatgggcccagttttcaagttggttcaaatcaggatccagaattattatattaagtattgtgcaatagcaagaaattttcaattgcacagtattcagcaatagcaagaaatcttcaattgaacagtattgtgcaatagcaagaaattttcaattgctcagtattgcgcaatagcaagaaatcttcaattgcacagtattgtgcaatagcaaatattttcaattgcacagtattgcgcaatagcaagaaatatctaattgcacaatattgtgcaattgcaagaaattttcaattgattggagttatctttctttgtccagaatagtagttgaatcaacttaaatcattttttttttacaatatacaatgtatattcacttttactaccaactgataaattaaaacaatctttacgattcagtgataacaagcaccttttgttacattttaaaattttatgatgtctttaaatgagtagttattgtgttgcaaactccattagaaatttgaattgagatcagttttggaaaaagggaaagggggatgtgaaaaaaaatgggggggggggggttaaatttttcttatttcagatttcataaataaaaagaaaatttcttcaaacatcttTTTgggaggattaatattcaacagcatagtgaattgctcaaaggcaaaacaaatattttaagttcattagaccacattcattctgtgtccgaaacctatgctgtgtcaactatttaatcacaatccaaatttagagctgaatccagcttgaatgttgtgtccatacttgccccaaccgttcagggttcaacctctgcggtcgtataaagctgcgccctgcggatcatctggtttactttaattttagaaaaagccatttgccaatttATTAAATGGAATAACCaataaaagaattcaaatatcgaaaaatattcaactcgtgaccgaacaacactgattaTTAACTTATatgcgctacgcgcattcgtTAATAATGTGATGTTcagtcactcgttgaatatttttctctttttgaattcttcgattagttattctataaatcacaataaaaacaaaacaaatattcaacaaagacgcacaaaaaggcatatatcaaacTTAACAATCTCATTCATTTCTtgattattttggtattttatttatgtatattgaaTCCACTcataaaggatttttttattctGTTCTCTAACTAACATTTGCCTCAACcatatgttatgaaacttaacatacacaatacttattaccaccaaactcagatcaagtattaatttgggtagcgtcacttttaccgttcatcaGTTATTTCTTTATAACTTcatatgatatgcaagcaggggcatcatctgtgtccaatgaacacattccccattttcttttttctatgaAACTTTTGTAGTCATGCATTGCCGTTTACtataataacatatataatatattaaattaaatttgagAGTTTGAATCAAGTCAATGTGAACGAATGTGGCAACTGTACTGTCCATATGTTAATAATAATATCGCATGTTTTCATAAATATACACTTGCTGCAGAAATAATCGTACTAAAACtctatggattttttttggaaaaaaagtttgtttccagtttttggagaaaaaaattatttgtttttgaccctgaggaaaaaaaattgtttgcttaaccctcagctgccactacaTGTAatcctaaaattgaaagaaaaaaattgtttgtccggggaaaaaatccatagccccccagaaaatcaaatggttgctgcctaatgttTATTTTCAAAGTCTACATTGTTAAAGTATGAAATATTCGACAAAcgaaggatgttcttatcccagacatagctTAATATgcttaccttagctgtatttggcacaacattttggaattttgggtcctcaataaagtttgtacttgtttggctttctaagtATTTTGAtctgtgcgtcactgatgagtcttatgcagacgaaaacgtgcatctggcgtatcaaattataagcctggtacctttgataactattaaatagTATGTATATAGAGATAACAAAATGTTGAAACAAATATAGTTAATTTTCATTTACAATGTTTTATCCAGTTTTTCGTGGACATAATTAAACAATTGTTTAACCtattatttattcatataaagGAGTGCTAGCTGCGAGATATAAATAGAATTTTTTGGTTCATTCATAAACGAAAGTAATATAGTGAAATAATTATTCGCTTTAAGAAGCCAGTTCGGATTAATTGTGTCTAAAAGGCTAAGAAACATACTTAATGCATTATTCACTAGCAAATGAATATTTTGACCTCATTGGATGtagtgaccttcaatttaacctcTTAGTCAAAGATGGACCACGCTTGAACTAGCCGTGTTcagttattaaaaggaaaagaatgaaTCAAAGGTAAACTAttaaaacagatatttttaaattatgatatgaaatcaaacagacctagaaaaatccaatatCACGAGTTCGCTATctaattatatttgtattttaattataTCAGGTTCTATGACAGTCGGTCTTCGGAAGTAAATGGTTTGTAAACGTATGTGTTAGTAACATATGTAGTTCCGGGatagtttaaaaaagaaacttaTTTGGAAGACCCCAGTAATAACAATAACGGTACTAGTTTTGCTGCACTGGAGGCGTATTTCATCAATGAATATCCCTTCATTAATGCTGGAGtccaaaatagtcaaaatatatatggtttgcaCTTTCAGGTACTTTGATTATTTATAAATCAATGTTATGCTTTGTACTATCAGGTACTTTCATTGATTATAAATCAATGGTATGCTTTGCATTATCGAGTACTTTGATTGTTTATAAATCAATGGTATGCTTTGCATTATCGAGTACTTTGATTGTTTATAAATCAATGGTTTGGTTTGCATTATCGAGTACTTTGATTGTTTATAAATCAATGGTTTGGTTTGCATTATCGAGTACTTTGATTGTTTATAAATCAATGGTTTGGTTTGCATTATCAAGTACTTTGattgtttataaatatcaatGCCATGGTTTCTAGTATCATGTACCTCGTGGGTTTATAAGTCAATGGTATTGTTTGTACTATCTATAATGATTCATTATAAAGCAATTGTATGGTTTGTAATATCATGTACCTTGTGGATTTATAAGTCAATGGTATGTTTGCACTTTCAGGTACTATGATTAATTATAAAGCAGTTGTATTGTTTTAACACTTGTGTTCTATGTGGTTTACACACCAATGGTATGGCTTGAACTATCTTAACGGCCTAGACATTTTTGTTTCAGGTTGTTCCTGTTTAGGACCGTATAAGATTTGATGGCCAGCAATATGAATAGATTTGGGTGCTATCAGGTACTTTGTTGATTAAACAGTAGTACTGCTTGTGCTATCAGGATCTTTATCAAGAAATGCAATTGTGTGGTTTGTGGCATAAGGTTCTCTGTTCAAAAATCAATGGTATGCATGGGTTGCACTATCAGgtactttgtttataaatcaattgTATTGTAAGCACTATCAGGTACTTTGGTTGTTTATTATAAATCAATAGATTATTTGTGTTATAATAGGTACTTGGATTTTATCTATGTAATGATCTGTCTTATGACAAACTAAACCTTGGAATTAGTTATTTCGGGAAACAAAAACTGGTCGGGTTTGCCTGGATGGTATGCTATTAGATGAAGACAGTTGCTCAGATTTGTTAAAGTTTATTTATACAGGTGAACCTAAGGTGGTTAAAATGGGTAATGCTGACATCCTACTCCATTTAGCCCACATGATGCAAATAAAGTCTCTCCATACGATATGTAAGCAGTTTCTAAGTAAACATGCTGACAAGTCTAACTGTGTACATGTCTGGCAGGTTGCACAGAATCATGGCGAAACTGCAGATCTGGCCGAGATAGCACGATCGTTAATTCTTAAACATTTTGCCGAAATTGCTAACAGTGAAGCCAAACTTGATGAAATAGGTACAGTTGATACTCTTATATCTATTTTGGAATCTGATAATATCAATGTTGTTGATAGAAGTAGTTTATTTTGCCAAGTCTCATTTTCGTGGATAGTTGCGGATTTCGAAAATCGTATTCAATTTTTCTCAGAACTATGCGAGGCTATGATGATAAACAGAGTGTCGGCGAAAGACATATACGAAGAGGCTGTCAAGATTGAAGAATTTTCGACCAATCATGATATATTGCGAATGTTAGAAGACTTGAGATCGCGTTACAACTCTAATATGCAAGGTGATGGTGTTTTTGCTACTCCAGCAGACGAGGTATTGGTGGTTATTGGAGGCAGTGATGGTGGAAACAACTGCAGTGTAATGGGGTTTAGTTTTCCTCAAAAGATTTGGTTTTCTTTAAAGCCATTGCCATTAGACCCTGGGTTAAAATTTGCCATGTGTTCAAAAGGTCTAGACATTTATGTATCAGGTGGTTCCGGTCCAGCCCCGAATATGGGAACTGGCgggaaaactgtattttttaaatttgacggCCAGCAGAATGAATGGATTCATCTTCGACATTTACAAATGGAAAGACAGAATCATGTGATGTACGCCTTCAAAGATGTCTACGTATTTGGTGGGAAGGAGGGACAGGGATGCAGTAATAGTGTTTTGAGGTTCAATATTGCCACAAATACATGGGTAATCAGTAAAACTAGATTGTATGAACCTGTTAGATCACCAGCTCACACTTGTGTAGGAAAGAAAGTATATTTATTTGGCGGAATTCTTTCCGAAGGCAATCCTTCCAATACAATTCAATGTTTTAACTGCGAATCAGAGTAAAGCTACAGAGTTTCGTATAAGTTACCAGATTTTGCACGACTTAATTCCAAAGCGGTCAACTACAAAGAACAGCTGATAGTTATTTGTAACGATGGAAGACATGGAACGGTATTAAAATGTTCCGAAAAAGACAGCACACGACCAGTATCTAAGATAACTAATTTTGGTAGGAAAGGATTTGGAGCGTGCTGTTTTGAGGACAAGATCTTGATTTGCGGCGGGGAGGTGTCGTTCATTGCACGAAAGGATATGATGCTGTATGATTTAAAATCTGAAATTGTTATACCAATGCAGGAAACACTACCAATATCATTATTCCAATTTCGTTACACCAAGACTGTTGTGTTGCGAGATTTTCTAACCACTGAATGTGGAACGAGTTTGGCTACTATTTAGTGAATATACTGGCTGAATTTTAACTGTAActataataatgaaaaacaatttagTGCACAAATTGAATTATCAACAAACTGCTGCTTTCTGATATCGAACTTTTTATGTATTATCATACACGCTAGATTATCAGTATGCCAAAACAAAAACGCCGTCTTAATATACCACCCAGTTGACAGAACAATGTTAATATGAgtagtatatattttatttcatcaatCACACAACAGCACTTGACACTCAATCTCAAATGaatcttttatttcattatacGTATTAGATGATGTTCTGTTTCAACAATGAATTCGATATAACTGTAGAGATTTTAGTGAAGAAAAGTATTAACATGATTGATAGGAAAAACTATACTTGAAAATAAACCAAATATGTATGATGAAAATGGTAAAGTGTTACTTTATAAAAACTTAAAACTAAGCCTGGATAGATAGTTTATTTGGCTTATCATGactgcataagaaaatgctttACTTATCTGAGAATTAGTGATCAATATCTAAAAATTAGAGAAGGATCACTATTAAATAACACATAGAAAGGATAGACATTGCACTTGCTGTGGGATAGAAAACACTTCCTCCGGGAAATTGTATGTGAAATCAACGAAATTCTTAGTAAAAATCTATTGAAGAATTTAGCCTTTCGATATTAAATATCCATTTATGATATAGCTTTCACTAAAACAATTATATGTTAGTGCTGATACTTAGTGTGAAAATGTTTGTCTATGACAATAAACTTTTTGAAAGGTTCTGAGACAATCCCTGTTTCCAGAAAACCTTATCGTCATAGCTTCAACACAATGCTTAtacgtatattttttttgttactaaTTTCAGTTATTTTAAAATGCACAACACCACTACTACTTAAGCTTGATACACAGTCAGAAGATTTCAATataattcctaaaggttttgtcaaatacagctaaggtaatctattcctaagtatttcaaaaatgcaaagttttgtaaacagtttatttattaatttgataattgatgtcaacacagaagtgctgacttctgggctggcGAAACcttcggggaataaaaactccaccagcagtagcatcgacctagtggttgtaaataaactcatcatacttaccaggattgaaattttgtatttgcgccagatgcgcgtttcgtctacaaaagattcatcagtgacgctcgaataaaaataagttaaaaaggacaaataaggtacgaagttaaagcgcattgaggaccaaacatttgtaaaatatttgccaaatatagctacggtaatctattcctgaggtagaaaagcctaagaattttaaaaattcaaagttttgtaaacggttaattttataattatgacagtatcaataataattcatgtcaacacaa from Mytilus edulis chromosome 7, xbMytEdul2.2, whole genome shotgun sequence encodes the following:
- the LOC139481140 gene encoding kelch-like protein 24a, with translation MLLDEDSCSDLLKFIYTGEPKVVKMGNADILLHLAHMMQIKSLHTICKQFLSKHADKSNCVHVWQVAQNHGETADLAEIARSLILKHFAEIANSEAKLDEIGTVDTLISILESDNINVVDRSSLFCQVSFSWIVADFENRIQFFSELCEAMMINRVSAKDIYEEAVKIEEFSTNHDILRMLEDLRSRYNSNMQGDGVFATPADEVLVVIGGSDGGNNCSVMGFSFPQKIWFSLKPLPLDPGLKFAMCSKGLDIYVSGGSGPAPNMGTGGKTVFFKFDGQQNEWIHLRHLQMERQNHVMYAFKDVYVFGGKEGQGCSNSVLRFNIATNTWVISKTRLYEPVRSPAHTCVGKKVYLFGGILSEGNPSNTIQCFNCESE